The Thermonema lapsum genome window below encodes:
- a CDS encoding helix-turn-helix transcriptional regulator → MMTLVSQNIRYLRRLHGYTQERLAQAIGIKRSLLAAYEDGRAAPNLKNLVRFARLFDISVDELITIDLAKVKHAASVVPEGIPKEDTPTTPLFEEDEEEEPTEAEDEAQWIEEDSDEDEFHSSSAPSAKRANKEHSSKYLFDDEPEEDNPPFEKRNKPSSKSHSERYPTLDELFKESPVSTSADIPLVRSRQLPDYLAYFDDNDFVQALPKIQISLLDRGKQYRAFESTEEMGFKNALFVGEYVRNWYRLQDQSPCLLLTQRHGLIYGRIENRLRDKGYLLMLDGEWEGMRFNLRELFEVWQVVLFVSREVPMPTTQSEELRDMCLSLQKQLQRFLKK, encoded by the coding sequence ATGATGACCTTAGTAAGTCAAAACATACGCTACTTACGCCGTCTGCATGGCTATACCCAAGAGCGTCTTGCTCAAGCCATAGGCATCAAGCGCTCACTGCTGGCAGCTTATGAAGACGGGCGTGCAGCGCCCAACTTAAAGAATCTGGTGCGCTTTGCCCGTCTTTTTGACATCAGTGTGGATGAGCTCATCACCATAGATTTGGCAAAAGTGAAACATGCGGCAAGTGTGGTGCCCGAAGGCATCCCCAAAGAGGATACGCCTACTACTCCTCTTTTTGAAGAAGATGAAGAAGAAGAGCCTACAGAAGCAGAGGATGAAGCGCAATGGATAGAAGAAGACAGTGATGAAGACGAATTCCACAGCAGCAGCGCCCCCTCTGCCAAGCGTGCAAATAAAGAGCACAGCAGTAAATATTTGTTTGACGACGAGCCGGAAGAAGACAACCCGCCTTTTGAGAAAAGAAACAAGCCTTCTTCTAAAAGCCACAGCGAGCGTTATCCTACCTTAGACGAGCTGTTCAAAGAGAGTCCGGTCAGCACCTCTGCCGACATACCGCTGGTGCGCAGCCGTCAGCTGCCCGACTATCTCGCCTATTTCGATGACAACGACTTTGTACAGGCGCTACCCAAAATACAAATCAGCCTGCTGGACAGGGGCAAGCAATACCGTGCCTTTGAAAGCACCGAAGAGATGGGCTTTAAGAACGCATTGTTTGTGGGCGAGTATGTACGCAACTGGTACCGACTACAAGACCAAAGCCCCTGTCTGCTGCTTACGCAGCGCCATGGCTTGATTTACGGACGCATAGAAAACCGACTGCGCGACAAAGGATACCTGCTCATGCTGGATGGCGAATGGGAAGGCATGCGTTTCAACTTACGCGAGTTATTCGAGGTGTGGCAGGTAGTGCTGTTCGTCAGCCGCGAGGTGCCCATGCCTACCACACAAAGCGAGGAACTAAGAGATATGTGTTTGAGCCTTCAAAAACAACTGCAACGCTTTTTGAAAAAATAA
- the trpA gene encoding tryptophan synthase subunit alpha: MNRLKEVFLKKQGNLLNVYFTAGYPTLNSTRPLLDALQHAGADMIEIGMPFSDPLADGPIIQASSTRALNNGMTIALLFEQLAGMREHIQLPVLLMGYLNPVMQYGIERFCADCEKVGIDGLILPDLPLDEYEREFKTLFEKHHLAAVFLVTPQTPEARIRKIDELSTAFIYLVSSASTTGTKDAAQSQTQAYLQRVASMGLKSPTMVGFGIKDKAGFELACRYTQGAIVGSAFIEALDGAQEKDFPALCKSFVARFKSPVSAT; the protein is encoded by the coding sequence ATGAATCGCCTGAAAGAAGTGTTTTTAAAAAAGCAAGGCAACTTGCTGAATGTATATTTTACAGCCGGTTATCCGACACTGAACAGTACCCGCCCGCTGTTAGATGCCCTGCAACACGCAGGGGCAGATATGATAGAGATAGGCATGCCTTTTTCCGACCCCTTAGCCGACGGTCCAATAATACAAGCCAGCAGCACCCGCGCACTCAACAATGGTATGACCATAGCCCTGCTATTTGAACAGCTTGCCGGCATGCGTGAGCACATACAGCTGCCTGTTTTATTGATGGGATATCTTAACCCCGTCATGCAGTATGGTATAGAGCGTTTTTGTGCCGATTGCGAAAAAGTAGGCATTGACGGACTGATTTTACCCGACCTGCCCCTTGATGAGTATGAGCGCGAGTTCAAAACGCTGTTTGAAAAACATCACTTGGCAGCGGTTTTTTTGGTTACTCCCCAAACCCCCGAAGCACGCATACGCAAAATAGATGAGTTAAGCACGGCTTTCATTTACTTAGTATCGAGTGCCAGCACTACTGGCACCAAAGACGCCGCCCAAAGCCAAACCCAAGCCTATTTGCAACGAGTCGCTTCTATGGGACTGAAATCGCCTACGATGGTGGGCTTTGGCATCAAAGACAAAGCCGGTTTTGAACTGGCTTGCCGCTATACGCAAGGTGCCATTGTGGGTTCGGCTTTCATCGAAGCACTCGACGGGGCACAAGAAAAAGACTTTCCGGCACTGTGTAAAAGCTTTGTCGCTCGATTCAAATCGCCAGTGTCAGCCACTTAA
- a CDS encoding DUF5606 family protein: MELKEIACVTGKPGLYRVLKPMRNGILVESLDAQKKKLPLGASAKVAILQEITFYTDDAEGAYPLVEVLYTMKEKYGAQLPVHHKESSDEEVMAFFAEVLPQYSRERVFASDVRKLLKWYEILLKEVPSVLERPKQESAQEEENSEENEEKPKRKRSTNKAKAAKADEPAAEEALAEEAQPKKKATRKRTVKNKSEGNEE, from the coding sequence ATGGAGTTAAAAGAAATTGCTTGCGTAACCGGAAAACCCGGGCTTTACCGTGTGTTGAAGCCCATGCGTAATGGTATTTTGGTGGAAAGCCTTGATGCCCAAAAGAAGAAATTGCCTTTGGGGGCATCTGCCAAGGTAGCTATTTTACAAGAGATTACTTTCTACACCGATGACGCTGAAGGAGCTTATCCTTTGGTAGAGGTTCTTTATACCATGAAAGAGAAATACGGAGCACAACTGCCTGTGCATCACAAAGAAAGCAGTGACGAAGAAGTAATGGCTTTCTTTGCCGAGGTGCTGCCGCAGTATAGCCGCGAGCGTGTCTTTGCTTCCGACGTGCGCAAGTTGCTGAAATGGTACGAAATACTCTTGAAAGAAGTTCCTTCGGTGTTGGAGCGCCCGAAACAAGAAAGTGCCCAAGAAGAAGAGAACTCAGAGGAAAACGAAGAAAAGCCCAAGCGCAAGCGCAGCACCAACAAGGCAAAGGCTGCTAAAGCGGACGAACCCGCAGCAGAAGAAGCGTTAGCCGAAGAAGCACAGCCCAAGAAAAAAGCTACCCGCAAACGCACTGTAAAAAATAAATCGGAAGGAAACGAAGAATAA
- a CDS encoding GAF domain-containing protein, whose protein sequence is MWKFRHIRSKLWLSASLLLLLGMAVGGAAFFYVRYIAQYDNYRSESEQLNAQVHRAYALLQTFLEVEQRNEHYMETGKSRVLFEYEKVKQEGNQLLARLAQQEGVYHERMAVELGVDSLLERMTKEWRAFDKTFVRLQERVKERGYVASGAMGQMHIAARKLNLILKKQDTLALPLFEKMRRYEKDFFLKKDARLIRRVEKAAQELEAALPASMSPVLRLTVKDHLNDYLQAFNRVVALEKQIGLNEDSGLRAEAKQHMIQLHNDSRLLAESTARHIDTLWWRAKLIFASVLLILLLVGVGVALYQHYAVARPIGRLNKLTTAVTENINNEEAAQALAEFDDETEVGDIARNFSVMVTKLKASVEETKTRDEKLAEYIREEAKRKWAAEGLAIFGEILRSNYNDLERQSYEIISTLVEYTECQMGALFIVEDDEEPPYLELKASYAYGRPKYLKKKVAWGEGIVGAAWREGDKISLTDIPEDYPKVITGSLIEGKPKHVLVVPLQSDTTGIVGVIELASIRLIEEDKIDFIERLSSRIASTIAAVRANERNAKLLEASRKYAEELKNKEKELEVKVQQYDQWIRELEKKLNAIAEEAHIYRSIINRIYEGIILTNERFIITKVNRYVLKRFGYRRTELEGQPVDILIETNYNNIIDLRHRRFQLNYKSFTQNVTGKVIDSEGKMHPVQMMAGKLEIDTKIVYVFLFNEVPVGEEENINITFIDDDSTDNDDAIRI, encoded by the coding sequence ATGTGGAAATTTAGGCATATTCGTTCCAAGTTATGGCTAAGTGCGTCGCTGCTCTTGCTTTTGGGCATGGCAGTGGGGGGTGCTGCCTTCTTCTATGTGCGATATATTGCACAATATGACAATTACCGTAGCGAAAGCGAGCAGTTGAATGCACAGGTGCACAGGGCTTATGCACTCTTGCAAACCTTTTTAGAAGTAGAGCAGCGCAACGAACACTACATGGAGACCGGCAAAAGCCGTGTGCTTTTTGAATACGAAAAGGTAAAGCAAGAAGGCAACCAATTGCTTGCCCGCTTGGCTCAACAAGAGGGGGTGTATCATGAGCGTATGGCAGTAGAGTTGGGCGTGGATTCTCTGCTGGAAAGAATGACCAAAGAGTGGCGAGCGTTTGACAAGACCTTTGTACGCTTGCAGGAACGCGTCAAAGAAAGGGGGTATGTTGCAAGTGGTGCGATGGGGCAAATGCATATTGCCGCACGTAAGCTCAACTTGATTTTGAAAAAGCAGGACACCCTTGCTTTGCCACTTTTTGAAAAGATGCGCCGCTATGAAAAAGACTTCTTCTTGAAGAAAGACGCCCGTTTGATACGCAGGGTGGAAAAAGCAGCACAGGAGTTGGAAGCCGCTCTTCCAGCATCTATGAGCCCGGTGTTGCGCCTTACTGTTAAAGACCACCTCAACGACTATTTGCAGGCTTTCAATAGGGTTGTGGCTTTGGAAAAACAAATAGGGCTGAACGAAGACAGCGGTTTGCGTGCCGAAGCCAAGCAACATATGATACAACTACATAATGACAGCCGTTTGCTTGCCGAAAGCACGGCTCGTCATATAGATACCTTGTGGTGGCGTGCCAAACTTATTTTTGCCTCTGTTCTGTTGATACTCTTGCTGGTGGGGGTTGGCGTGGCGCTCTATCAGCACTATGCTGTGGCGCGTCCTATCGGTCGTCTCAACAAGCTCACCACCGCTGTTACAGAAAACATCAACAACGAAGAAGCCGCGCAAGCACTGGCTGAATTTGACGATGAAACCGAAGTAGGCGATATAGCCAGAAATTTCAGCGTTATGGTTACCAAGCTGAAAGCAAGCGTGGAAGAAACCAAAACGCGCGACGAAAAACTGGCAGAATACATACGGGAAGAAGCCAAGCGCAAATGGGCTGCCGAAGGCTTGGCTATCTTTGGCGAGATATTGCGTTCCAATTACAACGACCTCGAGCGTCAGTCGTATGAAATCATTTCTACTTTGGTAGAGTATACCGAATGTCAGATGGGCGCCCTCTTCATTGTAGAAGACGATGAGGAGCCGCCTTACCTGGAGCTCAAAGCCAGCTATGCCTACGGACGCCCCAAATACCTCAAGAAAAAAGTGGCTTGGGGAGAAGGCATCGTAGGGGCGGCTTGGCGCGAAGGGGATAAAATAAGTCTGACCGACATCCCCGAGGATTATCCCAAAGTAATTACCGGCTCGTTGATTGAAGGCAAACCCAAGCATGTACTGGTCGTACCGCTGCAAAGTGATACCACCGGCATCGTAGGGGTGATAGAGTTGGCATCGATTCGTTTGATAGAAGAAGATAAGATTGATTTTATAGAGCGTTTGTCGAGTCGTATTGCTTCCACCATAGCCGCAGTGCGTGCCAACGAGCGCAACGCCAAACTGCTGGAAGCTTCGCGCAAATACGCCGAAGAGCTCAAGAACAAAGAGAAGGAGCTGGAAGTGAAGGTACAACAATACGACCAATGGATACGCGAGCTCGAGAAAAAGCTCAATGCCATTGCCGAAGAAGCGCATATTTACCGCAGCATCATCAATCGTATCTACGAGGGCATCATTTTGACCAACGAGCGTTTCATCATTACCAAAGTGAACCGCTATGTGTTGAAGCGCTTTGGCTACCGCCGCACAGAGCTGGAAGGACAACCCGTAGATATTCTCATAGAAACCAATTACAACAACATCATAGACCTGCGGCATCGTCGTTTTCAGCTGAATTACAAGTCCTTTACTCAAAATGTTACGGGCAAAGTGATTGATTCGGAAGGCAAGATGCATCCTGTACAGATGATGGCAGGCAAGCTGGAAATCGATACGAAAATAGTGTATGTTTTCTTGTTCAATGAAGTGCCTGTGGGCGAAGAAGAAAATATAAACATCACCTTTATTGATGACGACAGCACCGATAACGATGATGCCATTCGCATATGA
- a CDS encoding enoyl-CoA hydratase/isomerase family protein: MENVVLYEVSERVAYITLNRPDKRNALNDEIVEALHDAFRRAEADGQVKVVVLRAKGSVFCAGADLAYLQQLQKNNYEENLADSSRLKELFHKIYTLKKVVIAQIQGHAIAGGCGLVTVCDVAFAVPEAKFGYTEVKIGFIPAIVSLFLLRKIGEGRAKELLLSGRLIDAEEALSIGLVHRLVEADRLEAEVKAYAAQLCAQNSASSMELSKRIIAEIQERTLEQGLQYAAQMNAMARETEDCRRGIAAFLEKKTLEW; the protein is encoded by the coding sequence ATGGAAAATGTGGTTCTTTATGAAGTGTCGGAGCGCGTTGCCTATATCACCTTGAACCGCCCCGACAAACGCAATGCCTTGAATGATGAGATAGTAGAGGCGTTGCACGACGCTTTCCGCCGTGCCGAAGCAGACGGACAAGTGAAAGTGGTGGTTTTGCGTGCAAAAGGAAGCGTCTTTTGTGCAGGTGCCGACCTTGCCTATTTACAGCAATTGCAAAAAAACAATTACGAAGAAAATTTGGCGGACTCCTCGCGCCTGAAAGAGTTGTTTCATAAGATTTACACACTGAAGAAAGTGGTCATTGCTCAAATACAGGGACATGCCATTGCCGGTGGCTGCGGTTTGGTTACGGTCTGTGATGTTGCTTTTGCCGTGCCCGAAGCCAAGTTCGGATATACCGAGGTGAAAATAGGTTTTATTCCGGCTATCGTTTCCTTGTTCCTGTTGCGCAAGATAGGAGAGGGACGGGCAAAAGAGCTGCTGCTGTCGGGGCGTCTGATTGACGCCGAAGAAGCTTTGAGCATAGGGCTGGTGCACCGGCTTGTGGAAGCAGACCGTCTCGAAGCCGAAGTAAAAGCCTATGCTGCACAGTTGTGTGCCCAAAACTCGGCGTCTTCGATGGAACTGAGCAAGCGCATCATTGCCGAAATACAGGAACGTACCCTCGAGCAGGGTTTGCAGTATGCCGCACAAATGAATGCTATGGCACGCGAAACCGAAGATTGCCGCCGCGGCATTGCTGCTTTTCTTGAAAAAAAAACTTTGGAGTGGTAG
- the ung gene encoding uracil-DNA glycosylase, which translates to MDVKIEPSWKEVLKEEFSKPYFHDLVQFVKEEYQKHTVYPPGRQIFRAFEVCPFHHTKVVIIGQDPYHGPGQAHGLAFSVNDGVPIPPSLHNIFAEVQEDVGTPPPASGNLERWARQGVLLLNAILTVRAREAGSHRGKGWEQFTDAAIRALSQQKEHLVFLLWGRYAQEKGKVIDSTKHLVLEAPHPSPLARGFRGCRHFSKANAYLQAHGKEAIVW; encoded by the coding sequence ATAGATGTCAAAATAGAACCTTCTTGGAAAGAGGTACTCAAAGAAGAATTCAGCAAGCCCTATTTTCATGATTTGGTGCAATTTGTAAAAGAAGAATATCAAAAACATACGGTATATCCGCCCGGCAGACAGATATTTCGGGCTTTTGAAGTCTGTCCTTTCCATCATACCAAGGTGGTCATCATAGGGCAAGACCCCTACCATGGACCGGGACAAGCGCATGGTTTGGCGTTTTCGGTCAACGATGGGGTGCCCATCCCGCCTTCATTGCACAATATATTTGCCGAAGTGCAGGAAGACGTGGGGACGCCGCCGCCTGCCTCGGGCAATCTGGAGCGCTGGGCGCGGCAGGGCGTTTTGTTGCTCAATGCCATCTTGACGGTGCGGGCGCGTGAAGCCGGTTCACATCGCGGCAAAGGATGGGAACAATTTACCGATGCAGCTATACGGGCACTTTCACAGCAAAAAGAACATCTGGTATTTCTGTTGTGGGGGCGCTATGCCCAAGAAAAAGGCAAGGTGATAGACTCAACCAAGCATTTGGTACTGGAGGCGCCACATCCTTCGCCCTTGGCACGGGGCTTTCGGGGATGTCGCCATTTCAGCAAAGCCAATGCCTATTTGCAAGCACACGGAAAGGAAGCGATTGTTTGGTGA